From one Aeropyrum camini SY1 = JCM 12091 genomic stretch:
- a CDS encoding aminotransferase class I/II-fold pyridoxal phosphate-dependent enzyme, whose protein sequence is MGWVTRWVRGGWRPSKDPAREPVVPPVSVSAIYVHPPGSFEREYPRVGDLKYGRENNPTVLGFEEALASLEEGRWALAFNSGMAALSTLVFYEIARGARRILLERLTYGSTRSLLEMVSSITGVEVRLAGPPWESLLDLVCWSDLVIVESMANPTLRVPPLSEVYGEARSCGARVVVDNTFATPVAYRPLEGGARYSLESLTKYISGHNDVVGGSISGGFDDDLEPLWNMRKIMGTIMQPIDAYLAWRGMKTLKPRFEAQSKAALEVAEWLESREKVKRVYYPGLPSHPDHELARKELNGLYGAVVSFEIGGGRGEVFRLLSRLKLVTPSPSFGGVETIISYPAISSHSNLDPVERAELGITEGLLRLSVGLEDVADVISDLSQALSAI, encoded by the coding sequence GTGGGTTGGGTTACAAGGTGGGTTAGAGGCGGCTGGAGGCCTTCGAAAGACCCGGCTAGAGAGCCTGTGGTGCCTCCCGTGAGCGTATCAGCTATCTACGTCCACCCTCCCGGCAGCTTTGAGCGCGAGTATCCTAGAGTAGGCGATCTTAAGTATGGGCGGGAGAACAACCCTACAGTGCTAGGCTTCGAGGAGGCCCTGGCTAGCCTGGAGGAAGGCCGCTGGGCACTTGCCTTCAACAGTGGGATGGCTGCACTCTCTACACTAGTATTCTACGAGATAGCCAGAGGGGCTCGGAGGATTCTTCTTGAACGGCTAACTTACGGCTCCACGAGAAGCCTTCTAGAAATGGTTTCCTCGATAACCGGGGTCGAGGTTAGGCTGGCTGGCCCCCCATGGGAGAGCCTCCTAGACCTCGTCTGCTGGTCTGACCTGGTTATAGTGGAGTCGATGGCCAACCCAACACTCAGAGTACCGCCTCTGAGCGAGGTCTATGGGGAGGCGAGAAGCTGTGGTGCTAGGGTTGTAGTAGACAATACATTCGCGACGCCAGTAGCATATAGGCCGCTGGAGGGGGGGGCTCGCTATTCCCTTGAGAGCCTTACCAAATACATCTCAGGGCATAACGACGTTGTCGGCGGCTCCATATCGGGCGGTTTTGATGACGATCTTGAACCGCTTTGGAACATGAGAAAGATCATGGGAACTATTATGCAGCCTATAGACGCCTACCTGGCGTGGCGCGGAATGAAGACGCTCAAACCCAGGTTTGAAGCCCAGTCCAAGGCTGCTCTGGAGGTTGCTGAGTGGCTTGAGAGCCGTGAGAAGGTGAAGAGGGTTTACTACCCAGGGCTTCCCAGCCATCCGGACCACGAGCTGGCTAGGAAGGAGCTGAACGGGCTCTACGGTGCAGTGGTGAGCTTCGAGATAGGGGGGGGAAGGGGGGAGGTGTTCAGGCTACTCTCGAGGCTGAAGCTTGTGACGCCCAGCCCGAGTTTCGGAGGGGTCGAGACGATTATATCTTATCCAGCCATATCCAGCCACAGCAACCTAGACCCCGTGGAGAGGGCTGAGCTTGGTATAACCGAGGGGCTGCTGAGGCTGAGCGTTGGTCTTGAAGATGTGGCTGACGTCATCAGCGATTTATCACAAGCTCTCTCGGCAATATAG
- a CDS encoding glycosyltransferase family 4 protein, with translation MGGLKRVEDLESSPPPRGSRIAMVMDFHPSSVGGVQSHVRDLTRLLQDLGYEVIIVSRALGKGDVKDLEAEGHYIVKPLFPLEIIFVPPDPFDLKREIKTLGPDIVHSHHIYTLTSLLALKSARDLGLPRVATNHSIFLAYDKVALWRIASIVLPTRYLLPNAQAVISVSSAADRMVEGIVGDSVDRYIIPNGVDVERFKPSTPKSDYPLVLFLGRLVWRKGAHVLVRAFRQVVDEIRDAQLYIGGKGEFEPIIRLLIARYGLEGNVKMLGVVPESEKPRLYSLAWVTAVPSIVNESFGIVALESLSSGTPVVASRQGGLKDVVKHGKTGLLVKPGSSRELAKALITLLQDSGLRRKMGEEARKTVLEHYDWRKVVPKILKVYGYYMSARR, from the coding sequence TTGGGCGGTCTAAAAAGGGTCGAGGACCTCGAGAGCAGCCCTCCCCCCAGGGGCTCTAGGATAGCCATGGTTATGGACTTCCACCCTAGCTCAGTGGGAGGGGTGCAGTCGCATGTAAGGGATCTTACACGCCTCCTCCAAGATCTCGGTTACGAGGTAATTATAGTATCGAGGGCTCTGGGGAAGGGCGATGTAAAGGATCTTGAGGCCGAGGGCCACTACATAGTAAAGCCCCTCTTCCCCCTGGAGATTATCTTCGTCCCACCCGACCCTTTCGACCTTAAGAGGGAGATCAAGACGCTGGGTCCCGACATAGTACATTCACACCACATATACACCCTAACCAGCCTACTAGCCCTCAAGTCAGCCCGGGACCTAGGCCTGCCCAGGGTTGCCACCAACCACTCCATCTTCCTCGCATACGACAAAGTAGCCCTCTGGAGGATAGCTTCTATAGTGCTACCGACCAGATACCTCCTACCCAATGCGCAGGCCGTCATAAGTGTGAGCAGTGCCGCGGACAGGATGGTAGAGGGTATAGTTGGCGATAGCGTTGACCGCTACATAATACCTAACGGTGTTGACGTCGAGAGGTTCAAGCCATCGACGCCCAAGTCCGACTATCCTCTGGTCCTTTTCCTCGGTAGGCTTGTCTGGAGGAAGGGAGCCCACGTCCTCGTCAGGGCTTTCAGGCAGGTGGTAGACGAGATTAGAGACGCGCAGCTGTACATAGGTGGTAAGGGCGAGTTCGAGCCGATAATAAGACTACTAATAGCGCGCTACGGCCTAGAGGGTAATGTTAAGATGCTTGGAGTCGTCCCCGAGTCGGAGAAGCCGAGGCTATACTCCCTCGCCTGGGTAACAGCTGTGCCCAGCATAGTGAACGAGAGCTTCGGTATAGTAGCCTTAGAATCCCTCTCCTCCGGGACGCCAGTAGTAGCCTCGAGGCAGGGAGGACTTAAAGACGTGGTAAAGCATGGCAAGACCGGATTACTAGTAAAACCGGGCTCCTCGAGAGAGCTTGCCAAAGCACTAATAACACTGCTCCAAGACAGCGGGCTCAGAAGGAAAATGGGCGAGGAGGCCAGGAAAACCGTTCTCGAGCATTATGACTGGAGGAAAGTGGTGCCAAAGATTCTCAAAGTCTACGGCTACTACATGAGTGCGAGGCGTTGA
- a CDS encoding homoserine kinase, translating to MACSRARARAYSSAANLGPGFDALAVALNAYYDEVEAKICTGRGGGVYVDRVEGKFSVGVSPGSNTAAEAVRELLNSEGVEAEVEIRIYKGVPPGRGLGSSGASAAAAVVAVSHALDMELAKEKLVFYAGAGERAAAGQPHFDNAAASILGGLAIVASDSAGRLRVFTVPLEAWFSVVTPMNPVPEGKTGVMRSVLPERVGFGEAVRNFSRAAGIVAAAVNGDLESMGALMMSDEIVEPRRRSYVPCYSQVRKAALHAGALGFTLSGAGPSMVALAASREAAVEIASAMEEACACCENPLATVAEPGPGAYLVG from the coding sequence TTGGCCTGCTCCAGAGCTAGGGCTAGGGCTTACTCCTCCGCAGCCAACCTAGGCCCCGGCTTCGACGCTCTAGCGGTGGCTTTGAATGCTTACTACGACGAGGTTGAGGCTAAAATCTGCACCGGCCGTGGAGGCGGCGTTTATGTGGATAGGGTGGAGGGCAAGTTCTCGGTAGGCGTCTCGCCAGGTTCCAACACAGCCGCAGAAGCAGTTCGGGAGCTACTTAATAGCGAGGGTGTTGAGGCCGAGGTCGAGATTAGGATATACAAGGGCGTGCCGCCTGGCAGAGGGCTAGGCAGCAGCGGGGCTTCTGCTGCTGCAGCGGTTGTTGCAGTGTCTCACGCTCTAGACATGGAACTCGCCAAGGAGAAGCTAGTATTCTATGCAGGGGCGGGCGAGAGGGCGGCGGCTGGGCAGCCCCATTTCGACAATGCAGCCGCCAGTATACTCGGCGGGCTTGCTATAGTAGCCAGCGACTCTGCGGGCAGGCTCCGCGTCTTCACTGTCCCGTTGGAGGCTTGGTTCTCGGTGGTGACGCCGATGAACCCTGTCCCGGAGGGTAAGACGGGTGTGATGAGGAGTGTGCTACCGGAGAGAGTCGGTTTCGGCGAGGCAGTGAGGAACTTCTCGAGGGCGGCAGGCATTGTAGCGGCCGCGGTTAACGGCGATCTAGAGTCGATGGGGGCTCTCATGATGTCTGACGAGATAGTGGAGCCTCGTAGAAGGAGTTACGTGCCGTGCTATAGCCAGGTGAGAAAGGCAGCCCTCCATGCGGGCGCACTAGGCTTCACACTAAGCGGAGCTGGCCCCTCCATGGTAGCTCTGGCTGCTAGCAGGGAGGCGGCGGTTGAGATAGCGTCTGCCATGGAGGAGGCCTGCGCATGCTGCGAGAACCCTCTGGCTACCGTTGCTGAGCCCGGCCCAGGAGCCTATCTAGTAGGGTGA